TCCCAGTTTCGTTTCTGATCAAGACGGTGTCGCCACTTTTGATGTCCTGGCCCAAGTTCGTGTTGTTTATCTTCATTTTGAGCTTGGCATGTTTGTCTTGTTGTCTCGCGACTTCGTACAACGGGCGATGAGCAAAGGATGAAATTTGAGGCAATTTTTTCCGGGTTTCTCGGTTGAACATAAGAGTGATAGGACTCATTCCGGTAAAGGATGAGGAGTGTTGCGGTATTGCCGAAGGAAGTTATATAGCTCTTgcttccaggtttttttttgaCATATGTGCAGCACGAACTGCCTTCATCAGGGGCTTGTTGAACGATTCCGCCTGGGCATTCGCTCGGGGCCATGCATCGAGGTGTAATTCGGCGGTGATGAGATCCTATGTTTTTAGCGAATTCCTCAAATGCTGCGGAGTTGAACGGACGTTGTCTGACTTAATAACTTTGGGTATTCCGAATGCGGAAATCACCTTGTCAAGAACAGGAATTGTGGCGTTGGCTGAGGTTGAAGACGTCACTTCCACTACTGGATATCTGGAAAATTCGTCGGTGATCACGAACAGGTAACCTCCGGATGGCAGAGGTCCACAGAAGTCGACACATAGGTTCTCAAATGGTTTTTAGGCATCTTGAATGGTTCAATGCGACTTGGTCCGACAGTAACGCTTTAACAGGGTATACAGACCTATAGAGCGTTTTCGACTAAATCATTTAGTCCTGGAAACCATACCTTTGAGCGGAGCAACGATTTGGTACGACTGATCCCTTGATGACCTTCATGGGCGGTAGCTACAGCACGGTCATGGAGAGTCTTAGGTAGGACAAGACGACCATTTCTGAGTAGAACATTGTCGGAGTATACAGCTAATTCGTTTTGAACATTTCGTATGGTCTGCAATTCGAGTATATCTACATCAGCATCTTCCAAGTGCTCGAGTTTATACCACTTACCAGTGCGCACATATTCGATTGCTTTCTGTAATGTTTTGACGAGGTTGCTCGCTTGAATTCATCCAGATTCATGGCTTCTGGAACGGCTTCATTAGCAACAAATCGCACACACTGCTCTGCTATATCTTTTTCTCGCGACAGCTTATGTGTCACTATAGGATGTCTCGACATGAAGTCAGCAGGGTTGTCTTTACCAGGTCGATGGACAATCTCTAGTTTGTACGGTTAAAGTCTAAGACCCCATCTTTTGATCCTTAATGGTGGTTTCGGACGTTTCCAGATTGTGGTCAAGGGTTTATGGTCTGTGATAACTTGAAAGTGTGACGCGCCTCTCAGATACATGTCAAAATGTTCACACGCCCAAACGATCCCTAAAGCCTCTCTCTCTGTCTGGCTGTAACGCGACTCTGGTACACTTAAGGAACGACTTGCGTAGGCCACTACCTTGTCCTCCTGGGTAAGTATTGCCCCTAAGCCGACAGGACTAGCTTCCACTACAACTTCGATTTCTTGTAGTTATAGTAGCCCATTACAACGTCACTGGACAACAGGTTTTTGAGGCTTTTGAACGCATGCTCTTGTTCTGAGGTCCATTTCCAGTCAGTGTCAGATCTAGTTAGGCGGCGAAACGGTTCACTCACAGTTGAGTAGTTGGGTATGAATCTGGAACAATAAGATGTCATCCCTAGAAAGCTTCGCAATTCACCTGCATTCGCTGGACTATTCGATTTTCGGATAGCAGATATTTTTGAAGGATCAGGTGATATCCCGGATTTTCTTAACACCAAACCGAAAAATGTAATATGGTCATGATTGAACTCGCATTTTGATTGATTGAGCTTCAGGCCATTGGCGGTAAGTGCCTTGAGAGTGTCGTTGAGCGCTTTGTCTTGCTCTTCTTGCGTTCTGCcaaatatcaatatatcatCTGAGATGTTTTTAGCACCAGCCACGTTTTGAATCACACTACGCACAGTCTCTTGTAATATCTCGGAAACTGAAGATATGCTGAAGTTGAAACGCTTGTATCGGTAGATTCCAATAGAGCGACTCTCGTGATCTAGATCAAGTTGGTGGTAACTTTgtcacccacagtttattccaattttcaatagaacaccacaaaacatatacttatcaaatattaaaatgatgatagggatactataggtatttttaaagaattttttaatgttttttcgtgtttttgtaaaatatttttttaaaagttagctATTAACTAATTGAGagaatttttttgtcatatgatgtataattccttcggacacataaaaaaaatataacacttcttaacattcaaaaatgttattattgcaattttttttagtatttccccaaaacataatttttttatattttcttcctctgttgacaaatcatctgaaaaagttctTGATGTTTtgagaaaatgtattttaataaatgtgacagaaaaattgaatgaaaatcattgcaaataaacacaaaaaatattttaaattttatttggtatgaaagttcctcaggtaaagattatcgttcctaagtctattgaaagtatattgaaaaaatctattcatttaagacatttttcaaaatagcgaTCCCCATACAATTTGCATCAgattaaatcagccagtaccggaattgcatgcttccagatttacttttttgcttactgcgtcatcaaaaagtggtgtatagagccaccttaatattcccttgcactactttgttaactctATGCAGTTTCgtgtaaatttatttcatattttgatgcatttctCTTCAAatgtaaacttttatacagtaaaattattattcaaCCATGAATCATATAAAGTCACATACTAATCTATTCATGCTTTAATTCGTAAAACTTCGATAAGTACACAAGCCTCGTCAACTAAAAAGTATAGGTAAGCTATTATccgaaaacaacaaaacatcgcgatttatgctatttgatgcatgttgtagtttcagCATAATATAAACGTATTCCATGGTGctgacagttcatatcacatgccgacCGTTTCTTCAAATGGAatgctttgtttctgtactaTTCACCGACAATTTAACAATATTGTAGCTCCTTTGAACATGTGCATATGGCATGAAATCCCAATCCCAATTCAGATAAACGCGTGCTAGCCTGATCCCTTTAGCTACCCACCAATCGCATCCATGGCAACCCCTACCCCATTTATAAACcttgatataaatacattttacaatCCTTTGATATGTAagctagacttcattaaagCCAATGATATTGTGACCGTGTAGATTCGTACAATGCAAGTTAATTAGTCTAAacaaatgtgttcggaatgaTTTCTTTAAGGTTGcttagtatgtaataaatccagaggtgctcgaatgggAGTTCACAAGACTTCCCCGAgatcagttcctgtgaaatttcgagcggaagtataagtgttcggataatattttcaaaatacgtaagaactggtcgtttttcaaatcatatccgaatttgatttaatatgttaaaacatgaaaatctattaagatatatatttcatctaacagttttttaattaaacgataatattcagaacagagttatcgttcgtgttcaaccactctacacgtggttaaAAATATAGACATTGGGTTGCttgataaaatcatagccatgtttggtGCTTTTGGTGTGCAAtacatgcttttaaaaataatgggtgtctgttttgtatcaaaactTAATATAActagccattttcaaggaacattttgcataaaatagtatggtctgtttcactattgatgctattattATAGGTCAGGTgcggatcaaaaattaatccttggggggggggggggggggtcgctaCTAAGCATGtttattgcagaaaaatactgtattttttattgtcacatttatatCCGGAACTCATTTTATCTCCggttaatgaagataaagtttaaaataaataactgtcaagattttatatttgactacaagtacctagattctaggaaatagactataaacacgaggcatgatttttactgaaactgaaagggtcaaataaaaccacgtggtctaaattaaaatgacaataacattcgcaggggtgtgtTGTTGTCCATCGTTGTTACGTCGAATTGAGCTTCAATGGGGGAACTCGCTGGCTGAAGAAGTCCAGGATCTGGCTACTGCAAAATATATGCAGCAGCTCCGGGCGTTGTGGTTATCCGTAGGATTATCCACCAATTGTGACCGTGTAAATTCGTACGGTACTAAGGGATTTCGTCTGGAACTGCATCCGAATGGGGTAAGAGAATGTTGGCGTAGAGGGTACACGATATTAAGTTGTTGCGCGCTGTAGGTCGTAAGGCAAAACAAAGGATACTAGGTGTGCCGtgttcccgaaggtccaccaatATGCAGTTCCAGATAAATAAAAACCAATTGGTGCGGGATTCCAAATTTATTGGACGAGAATCAACGATGCCAACATtacaacaatttaacagacagacatatttcaaacaagtcggatatggccagtagtggcctccggactcaggACTCTGGGTTAGTCGTacgtggccgaggctggccGTCGTATTCCGGTCTGCCGATTGACATTTGTACATTactatacaatgtatatagaaATCTGAACAATGAGTTAAAATTGACATGTGATGActtaagtaagctgagtgaaagattgacagatataaaataatcaaataaactCGACGAGTCTTTGATGTCCTAGACATGAAAACAGGCCCCAAGTGCCATTAAAGTTAGACGacctcacttttgatctcagtctcactttttcACTATATGTTCCTTtggtaaaagtgagactgagatcaaaagtgagctcgtctaacttttatggccccgggACCTGATCATTGCACAATAATGCTTTAACAGATTAGCAGTTCTTGAGACATAACAccctgtctctttgaaaacacacatagagtccgaaaagtgtcaatcactaattGAATAAGTAACTTTGTACGAAATATACTGcgagaaaatattacaaaacagatggttaattttaaaagtaaattccaaaataaagttattaatAAACAGTGAATTTTGTACGGTGATTATATACCATGAAATATACCACAGAAGCGACATACCAAGCTGTcttgccgatacttattttaaagaGAATCGACTTCATTACTTCATTTTGTATATTATTCTAACATCCAGTAATGCTAATACAtttgaggtgtttttccgagccttccggaaaggcccgagaattTGCGAATGAGCTACCCATATTatcgcacaggaaccaggctagctcatgtgCAAGCTGATTTTCCCTCAAAGCATCCGGTTTATTAATAACCTCGCTTATGtatttctgcgtggacctcagtgTTGACGCAATAAAATCACGAAACATACAAATAATCGAAATCCCATGCAAAGAAACCATATGCGGACTGATTTTTATACTTTGCTTGCATCTTTACAAAGAAAAGAATGTTTATGGGTGAATACATGTGTTAactgcaataatttttttttcacgcaTTAATTGCCAATCACCATTACGCCTGAAATGTTGACGTAAACATATATGTGATAGAAAGATGTCTTCATAAGAATTACAAATATTAATTCGGTCTCAAAAATATTATGGGGGTGGGGACAGGTCTCACTTACCACCCTCGATTTCTATGTGCCTGGTCTATGCGATTGTTTATCGTATTAAGTTCatattcatctttaaaaatatcacttCACTGATGCTGTTATTACTGTTGTGGTTAGTTTACCTTCAGATAAATATTGGTACATCAATATTGATCCATATGTTCCTACAAAGCAATTTCCCTTCTTGTCTACGCAAAGTCCTCTTGGCTCTCTCAAGTTTTCGGCAAGTTTTATCATACCGAGGAACTTCCCTTCTTCATTTATTATATGGATACCCCTTGAACTAGAATCAACAATAATAATCTGTTTCAGACTGTCCGTACATATTCCATAAGGAGTGAATCCATCTTTGCCAATTCCTGGGTACTTGAATCGTAATTTATTGTCTTTAACAACAATAATGCATTGGTTGTTGTCTGAAACACATAAATCGCCATTGATATTTTTTGCCAAGTATGCAGGATACTGAAAGAAATTTCTGTTTGCTCTATTTTCCCTATGTTTATGAATATCACAAACTTTATTCCAATCTTTATCATACTTTGTAACCTTTGCATCATCACCCATTGCTTTTCCAAcgaagaaaaaattacatgtattttcatccGAGATCAAAATACTTATTGGTTCCCAGGAAGCAGTTCCATGTTCTTTCTTATCGTCTCTCTTAACAAGCTTGTTTTCATTATGAACCCAATAAATATGTTCTTCATTATTGACGGTTTCTATGGCAAAATGTCCGGAATAAGTGGAACAAGTTTTGGTTGACCGTATAGTATTACCACTAGAATCGATGAGTCCAAGGTCACCACGGTCATTGCTTGCCCAGATTTTGCCTGTTGAAGCACTCAAGTACAAATGGGAAATGTGGCCCTTTATATCAAAAGGTCTAATGTCTTGATCCGATACAGCAACTGATATACTTCTAGTATAATTTGGTCTTTCGATTACTTCATTTttctgtaaagaaaaaaaaaagcatgcacattattgtttttgttcattgAATGCGATAGCTACTCCAtgtttttattagaaaaaggaCCTCTCTCCAAATTTAACTAACTACGGCTGTTAAGACGGATCAAAAAGATATCTCTATTTTTACCTCTTTAAAGATGATGATCCAatacatgatatacatgtaccaatcaaGGAACCCGGTCTCTCCAAGACTTGAATTTAATCAGGACAAAACTATTTTTAACGAAGATGCATTATATAAAAAACCCAGACACAGCAAAATATATGACGTTTATAAAATATAGTAGATTTATATTCGTTCAAGCTGTTACCCCTGAGGTCAGAATATGGTCCCTTAATTGGTACTCAAAGTTCATGAAAGAAAACATACAAAGACTTGTTGAAAGCAAGCTAGCGTA
This is a stretch of genomic DNA from Crassostrea angulata isolate pt1a10 chromosome 4, ASM2561291v2, whole genome shotgun sequence. It encodes these proteins:
- the LOC128182437 gene encoding uncharacterized protein LOC128182437 yields the protein MFRSRVPGYREGLNVYQTFTCPRTDSAWTSASLRMNCNVGGDQPFNHYYCIPSAERTNLVEFCYDRASMKTEKGNCWELGGMGYLNQVNCTNFVKGCPDYTYLSEHVYKIPACLDLNFSERCFTEEPGCTVLRNSTNALASNQTNAVTSLHLGLVALITCVLTVVILLLVVYWTKHKRPGLCSERNGKNENGSGKTTVSEKKGLLMQMEAEMPGENTVVQRGDHHTHSHTTNVDCEDRTRAEAAISPAVGPSNPKKNEVIERPNYTRSISVAVSDQDIRPFDIKGHISHLYLSASTGKIWASNDRGDLGLIDSSGNTIRSTKTCSTYSGHFAIETVNNEEHIYWVHNENKLVKRDDKKEHGTASWEPISILISDENTCNFFFVGKAMGDDAKVTKYDKDWNKVCDIHKHRENRANRNFFQYPAYLAKNINGDLCVSDNNQCIIVVKDNKLRFKYPGIGKDGFTPYGICTDSLKQIIIVDSSSRGIHIINEEGKFLGMIKLAENLREPRGLCVDKKGNCFVGTYGSILMYQYLSEGKLTTTVITASVK